In Syntrophobacterales bacterium, a genomic segment contains:
- a CDS encoding glutamine--tRNA ligase/YqeY domain fusion protein translates to MIDTEATPQSDFIREIIEDDLTTNKNGGHVATRFPPEPNGYLHIGHAKSVCLNFGIAAQHGGTCNLRIDDTDPSGESLEFVDSIIEDVQWLGFDWQDRLFYASDYFEKLYEFAVMLIKAGKAYVCSLSADKIREYRGTLTEPGRESPYRNRSAEENLDLFNRMRAGEFPDGAHVLRAKIDMSSPNITMRDPVIYRIKRSPHYRTGLQWIVYPMYDFAHCLSDALENITYSICTLEFENNRPLYDWIVDQLISEPQPRQIEFARLNLSYTVLSKRRLIELVEQKSVKGWDDPRMPTIAGMRRRGYTPQAIKDFCTRIGVAKNDNLVDMSLLESCVRNDLNEHAPRVMVVLRPLRLVIDNYPEGQVESFECPNHPQNPTFGTRMVPFSKVLYIETDDFVEDPPKKYKRLSPGKEVRLRNSYVVKYSGTVKDDKTGEIVEVHCTYDPATRNGIPSDGRKVEGVIHWVSVDHSIAVEARLYDRLFLVPNPAASGDSFFNHLNPASLQTVAGCRAEVSLDVARPGTMYQFERLGYFSVDPVDSSAGKPVFNRVVPLRDSWARLSEREKG, encoded by the coding sequence ATGATTGATACCGAGGCTACACCTCAAAGCGACTTTATCCGTGAGATCATTGAAGACGATCTTACGACGAACAAAAACGGGGGTCACGTTGCCACACGCTTTCCTCCTGAACCTAACGGCTATCTCCATATCGGTCATGCCAAATCAGTGTGTCTCAATTTCGGAATCGCCGCCCAGCATGGCGGTACGTGCAATCTTCGCATAGATGATACCGATCCGAGCGGTGAATCCCTTGAATTCGTGGACTCCATAATTGAGGATGTTCAATGGCTCGGCTTCGACTGGCAGGACCGACTCTTTTATGCTTCCGACTATTTCGAGAAACTTTACGAGTTCGCCGTAATGCTGATCAAGGCGGGTAAAGCATATGTCTGCAGTCTTAGCGCGGATAAGATCAGGGAGTATCGTGGAACTCTGACGGAACCTGGAAGAGAAAGCCCTTACAGGAACCGCTCGGCAGAGGAAAATCTGGATCTCTTCAACCGGATGAGGGCAGGCGAATTTCCGGACGGCGCTCACGTCTTAAGGGCAAAAATCGATATGTCGTCGCCCAACATCACCATGCGTGACCCCGTCATTTACCGGATCAAGCGATCGCCCCACTATCGGACCGGCTTACAATGGATCGTATACCCCATGTATGATTTTGCCCACTGCCTTTCCGATGCGTTAGAGAACATCACCTACTCTATCTGCACTCTTGAGTTCGAGAACAACCGGCCTCTTTATGATTGGATAGTGGATCAACTCATTTCTGAACCCCAACCCCGGCAGATTGAGTTTGCCCGTCTCAACCTGAGCTACACGGTTCTGAGCAAGAGAAGGCTCATTGAGCTGGTGGAGCAGAAATCTGTGAAAGGTTGGGATGATCCCCGGATGCCCACCATCGCGGGAATGAGAAGGCGCGGATACACGCCCCAAGCTATCAAGGATTTCTGCACAAGGATCGGGGTGGCGAAAAACGACAATCTGGTTGACATGTCTTTACTCGAAAGTTGCGTCCGCAACGACCTAAACGAGCATGCACCCCGCGTCATGGTGGTGCTCAGACCTCTTCGTCTCGTGATCGATAATTATCCCGAAGGGCAGGTGGAAAGTTTTGAGTGTCCCAATCATCCTCAGAATCCCACCTTTGGAACACGGATGGTACCATTTTCCAAAGTTCTATACATAGAAACCGACGACTTCGTGGAAGACCCTCCCAAGAAGTATAAACGCCTAAGTCCAGGCAAAGAGGTCCGCCTGAGAAACTCATACGTGGTGAAATATTCAGGCACAGTGAAGGACGATAAAACAGGCGAAATAGTTGAGGTGCATTGCACTTACGACCCTGCAACAAGAAACGGCATCCCTTCTGACGGGCGTAAAGTCGAAGGCGTCATTCATTGGGTATCGGTGGATCATTCAATTGCCGTCGAAGCTAGATTGTATGATCGCCTGTTTCTGGTACCCAATCCAGCAGCCTCGGGCGATTCATTTTTCAACCATCTCAATCCGGCATCACTGCAGACAGTGGCAGGGTGCCGCGCCGAGGTAAGTCTTGATGTTGCTAGGCCAGGAACTATGTACCAATTTGAAAGGCTTGGATATTTCTCTGTTGATCCCGTTGATTCATCTGCAGGAAAACCCGTTTTCAACCGGGTAGTACCTCTTCGTGATTCCTGGGCCAGATTGTCGGAGCGGGAAAAAGGTTAA
- the mazG gene encoding nucleoside triphosphate pyrophosphohydrolase, translated as MEEFSKLVNLMETLRGDKGCPWDKKQTVKEFKTYLLEEVYELIDAIERDDGQALREELGDLLFHIVFITQICRERGLFDIQDVVSHTHEKMYHRHPHVFKGIHDGVSVEKRWEELKKEENADYSPLSHVPRIMPALLRAYVISRRASKAGFDWMELADVHKKMSEELEELERAERSGSDSAVREEVGDVLFTMVNIARFQRIDPEDALRLACDKFIRRFNYVEQKTDLKTASLAKMDELWDEAKAYLRSDSV; from the coding sequence ATGGAAGAATTCTCAAAACTCGTAAATCTCATGGAGACTCTTCGTGGTGATAAGGGATGCCCGTGGGACAAGAAGCAGACGGTTAAGGAATTCAAGACATACCTCCTTGAAGAAGTGTATGAGCTGATAGATGCAATCGAAAGGGATGACGGACAGGCTCTAAGAGAAGAGCTTGGCGATTTGCTTTTTCATATCGTATTTATAACCCAGATTTGCCGAGAAAGAGGACTGTTTGACATACAGGATGTGGTCTCTCATACTCATGAGAAGATGTATCATCGGCACCCACATGTATTCAAAGGGATCCACGACGGTGTGTCGGTTGAAAAAAGGTGGGAAGAGCTGAAAAAAGAGGAAAACGCCGATTATTCTCCTCTATCCCATGTCCCCCGCATAATGCCAGCCCTGCTCAGGGCATATGTTATCTCTAGGCGGGCGTCAAAGGCCGGGTTCGACTGGATGGAGTTGGCCGACGTTCATAAAAAGATGTCAGAAGAACTTGAAGAGCTTGAAAGAGCTGAGCGTTCAGGATCAGATAGTGCCGTGAGGGAAGAGGTAGGCGATGTGCTTTTTACCATGGTAAATATTGCGAGGTTTCAGAGGATCGACCCTGAAGATGCGTTACGGCTTGCGTGTGATAAATTTATCAGGAGATTCAATTACGTAGAGCAGAAGACAGACTTGAAAACCGCTTCTTTAGCAAAAATGGACGAGTTGTGGGACGAGGCTAAGGCTTACCTACGTTCAGACTCAGTTTGA
- a CDS encoding DUF374 domain-containing protein encodes MFKKLKYMIMLNALPPIIYLFLLFFRMTARIDYVYSEAFRAMWERGENAIVCFWHGRLLMMPFANKRGKGKVLISRHRDGEFIARTMAYFNLGAIRGSYRKGTVSSLREIMRDLRRGFDVAITPDGPKGPRFKVKKGIVELAKLTGKPIVPLTFGASKKKLLIPGIGSLLPAYSRK; translated from the coding sequence GTGTTTAAAAAACTGAAATACATGATCATGCTTAACGCGTTGCCTCCCATAATTTATCTTTTCCTTCTTTTTTTCAGAATGACAGCGAGGATTGACTATGTATACAGCGAAGCATTCCGTGCCATGTGGGAGCGTGGAGAGAATGCTATCGTCTGTTTCTGGCACGGGAGACTTCTCATGATGCCCTTTGCGAACAAGCGCGGGAAGGGCAAGGTTCTTATAAGCAGACACAGGGACGGCGAATTTATCGCCAGAACCATGGCCTATTTTAACCTTGGAGCCATCAGGGGTTCTTACAGGAAGGGGACCGTCTCCTCTCTGCGAGAGATCATGCGTGATCTCAGACGTGGTTTTGATGTGGCAATAACCCCGGATGGCCCGAAAGGCCCGCGATTTAAAGTCAAGAAAGGCATCGTGGAACTGGCCAAACTTACTGGAAAGCCAATAGTGCCTCTTACCTTCGGCGCAAGTAAAAAAAAACTTTTAATTCCTGGGATCGGTTCGTTGCTCCCCGCCTATTCTCGAAAGTAG